In Gemmata obscuriglobus, a single genomic region encodes these proteins:
- a CDS encoding class I SAM-dependent methyltransferase yields the protein MNADLSAATFNQAQYDDFLAKSGDVYAQSKYRVLLRWMSGRGRLRVLNAGCGSGELSCLLAAAGHQVVGIDPDPTYIALARDRAGSNFPDSEYHVCSIENYTGPGDFDAAVSTDVLEHIEDDRSAFAKMAALVRPGGLVLVAVPAGQWLFGFHDEQLGHYRRYSKRSLRALVSDHCDVTKVRYFGGTLIPVCLAFSRWLRRPYPVGQVGGKPGVVSRVLNGLLAAERRVPLPLGTSVLLCGERPVAARQVASSESRRVA from the coding sequence ATGAATGCCGATCTGTCCGCAGCGACGTTCAACCAAGCCCAGTACGACGACTTCTTGGCGAAGTCCGGCGATGTGTACGCGCAGAGCAAGTACCGCGTGCTGCTCCGCTGGATGAGCGGGCGCGGGCGGCTGCGAGTGCTCAACGCCGGGTGCGGGAGCGGCGAGCTGTCGTGCCTGCTGGCCGCCGCGGGGCACCAGGTGGTCGGGATCGACCCCGATCCCACCTACATCGCCCTCGCCCGCGATCGCGCCGGCTCCAACTTCCCGGACAGCGAGTACCACGTCTGTTCGATCGAGAACTACACCGGGCCGGGGGACTTCGACGCCGCCGTATCGACGGACGTCCTCGAGCACATTGAGGACGACCGGTCTGCGTTCGCTAAGATGGCCGCGCTCGTGCGCCCGGGCGGGTTGGTGCTCGTGGCGGTGCCGGCCGGGCAGTGGCTGTTCGGGTTCCACGACGAGCAACTCGGCCACTACCGCCGGTACAGCAAGCGCAGCCTGCGGGCCCTCGTCTCGGACCACTGTGACGTCACAAAAGTGCGGTACTTCGGTGGCACTCTGATCCCGGTGTGTCTGGCGTTCAGCCGGTGGCTGCGGCGCCCGTACCCGGTGGGTCAGGTGGGTGGCAAGCCGGGGGTGGTGTCGCGCGTGCTGAACGGGCTGCTCGCGGCGGAGCGGCGCGTCCCCTTGCCGCTCGGCACGAGCGTGTTGCTGTGTGGCGAGCGGCCGGTGGCGGCACGCCAGGTAGCTTCTTCCGAGTCTCGGAGGGTTGCGTGA
- a CDS encoding DUF6655 family protein translates to MFALLLAALLTGCGTTKMTDSPRAATEMLLVSQAIDYAVAKMDFSALSGQAVFLDTTPIEKDVIDKGYVISLVRQQLLAHGALIQEERTRALYVVELRAGAIGTDRHSVMVGTPAVSLPSVVPGLPTSIPEIALMKKNDQRGVAKIGVFAYNRVTGRALWQSGTVEGESQSKDLWVFGAGPFSKGTIRDRTELAGEPLPSIPTPAELLGTKSDKDKHVIPAAGTAREQFFPNNTAPAPPLPVPAAAEAVTGSAILANTPLVR, encoded by the coding sequence GTGTTCGCGCTACTGCTGGCCGCACTACTGACGGGGTGCGGCACGACCAAAATGACCGACAGCCCGCGTGCGGCCACCGAGATGCTACTCGTGTCGCAGGCGATCGATTACGCAGTCGCGAAGATGGACTTCAGCGCGCTCAGCGGGCAAGCCGTCTTCCTCGACACCACGCCGATTGAAAAGGATGTCATCGATAAGGGCTACGTCATCAGTTTGGTGCGTCAGCAGTTGCTGGCGCACGGCGCTCTAATCCAGGAGGAGCGCACCCGTGCCCTATACGTGGTCGAGTTGCGAGCGGGCGCGATCGGCACGGACAGGCACAGCGTGATGGTGGGTACCCCTGCGGTGTCACTGCCCTCGGTAGTGCCCGGGTTGCCCACAAGCATTCCCGAAATTGCCCTCATGAAGAAGAACGACCAACGTGGGGTCGCAAAGATCGGGGTATTCGCCTACAACCGCGTCACCGGGCGAGCCCTTTGGCAGTCCGGCACAGTCGAGGGCGAAAGCCAGTCGAAAGACCTTTGGGTGTTCGGCGCGGGTCCCTTCAGCAAAGGCACTATTCGCGACCGCACCGAACTGGCCGGCGAGCCGCTCCCCTCCATCCCGACCCCAGCCGAGTTGCTGGGAACCAAAAGCGACAAAGATAAGCACGTGATTCCGGCAGCGGGCACCGCTCGAGAGCAGTTTTTCCCCAACAACACAGCGCCTGCGCCGCCACTACCCGTTCCCGCGGCAGCGGAAGCCGTGACTGGTAGCGCGATTCTCGCGAACACGCCGCTCGTGCGCTAG
- a CDS encoding NAD-dependent epimerase/dehydratase family protein produces MNYFVTGGAGFIGSNLVDRLLAAGHHVTAFDNFSTGQRPFLADALKSDRFALVEGDLLDKPVLTRAVAGHDFVFHLAANADVRFGTNHPDRDLQQNTIATFNVLEAMRLNGVKRIGFSSTGSVYGEANVFPTPEDAPFPIQTSLYAASKVAGEGLLSAYATGFGFQAFIFRFVSILGERYTHGHVFDFYAKLLANPNQIEVLGNGKQRKSYLYVQDCVDAIFTVVEKATEPVNVVNLGADEYCQVDDSLGWICDRLGLRPQVNHTGGARGWIGDSPFIFLDTAKLKSFGWRQKLGIREAVGRTLDYLRANPWVLESRKAA; encoded by the coding sequence GTGAACTATTTTGTTACCGGCGGGGCCGGGTTTATCGGCAGCAACTTGGTGGACCGGCTGCTCGCGGCCGGCCACCACGTCACCGCGTTCGACAACTTCAGCACCGGACAGCGGCCGTTCCTGGCGGACGCGCTCAAGAGCGACCGCTTCGCGCTCGTGGAAGGCGATCTGCTCGACAAACCGGTGCTGACCCGCGCCGTCGCCGGACACGACTTCGTGTTCCACCTGGCGGCCAACGCGGACGTCCGGTTCGGCACCAACCACCCCGACCGCGATCTGCAACAGAACACCATCGCGACGTTCAACGTGCTCGAAGCGATGCGCCTGAACGGCGTGAAACGCATCGGCTTTTCGTCCACCGGGTCGGTGTACGGCGAAGCCAACGTGTTCCCCACCCCCGAGGACGCGCCGTTCCCGATCCAGACCAGCCTGTACGCGGCCAGCAAGGTCGCGGGCGAAGGGCTCCTCTCCGCTTACGCGACCGGGTTCGGGTTTCAGGCGTTCATCTTCCGCTTCGTGTCGATCCTGGGCGAGCGGTATACACACGGTCACGTGTTCGACTTCTACGCCAAACTGCTCGCCAACCCGAACCAGATCGAGGTGCTCGGGAACGGGAAGCAGCGCAAGAGCTACCTGTACGTTCAGGACTGCGTCGACGCCATTTTCACAGTGGTTGAGAAGGCGACCGAGCCGGTCAACGTGGTGAACTTGGGCGCGGACGAGTACTGCCAGGTCGACGACTCGCTCGGTTGGATCTGCGACCGGTTGGGACTGCGGCCCCAGGTGAACCACACCGGTGGCGCACGCGGCTGGATCGGCGACAGCCCGTTTATCTTCCTCGATACCGCCAAACTGAAATCGTTCGGCTGGCGCCAGAAGCTGGGCATCCGCGAGGCGGTCGGCCGCACGCTCGATTACCTGCGGGCGAACCCGTGGGTGCTGGAGTCGCGCAAAGCTGCTTAG
- a CDS encoding dolichyl-phosphate beta-glucosyltransferase, whose product MSASPQLSLVVPAFNEVATIQCTLRAIRDYLEPRGVTYELIVSADGADGTREAAAALAAELPVRVMGAPERRGKGRGVREGVLVAAGNIVGFLDADYKVAITELEKVLPWFDQGFDIVIGSRAVNGADVRVGQKWYRRLGSKGFALLMRPLVGLYGIADTQCGFKFFRREVARDLFARQRIDGYMFDVEVLSLALRAGYAVKEVGVTWQDDGDTRLQLVSGNWKNVKDLFRIRFGARGVPTGSRTARS is encoded by the coding sequence ATGTCCGCGTCCCCGCAGCTCAGTTTGGTGGTGCCAGCGTTCAATGAAGTGGCCACGATCCAGTGCACCTTGCGCGCGATCCGCGACTACCTGGAACCGCGCGGGGTGACGTACGAGCTGATCGTCAGTGCCGACGGCGCCGACGGCACCCGGGAGGCCGCGGCGGCCCTTGCCGCGGAACTGCCGGTGCGGGTTATGGGCGCCCCGGAGCGCCGCGGTAAGGGGCGAGGGGTCCGCGAGGGGGTGCTCGTCGCGGCCGGCAACATCGTGGGGTTCTTGGACGCGGATTACAAGGTCGCGATCACCGAACTGGAGAAGGTGCTGCCCTGGTTCGACCAGGGTTTTGATATCGTGATTGGCTCGCGGGCGGTGAACGGGGCGGACGTGCGGGTGGGCCAGAAGTGGTACCGCCGGCTCGGGTCCAAAGGGTTTGCCCTGCTGATGCGCCCACTGGTCGGGCTGTACGGGATCGCCGACACCCAGTGCGGGTTCAAGTTCTTCCGCCGCGAGGTGGCCCGCGACCTGTTCGCCCGGCAGCGCATTGACGGGTACATGTTCGATGTCGAGGTTCTTTCGCTGGCGCTGAGGGCCGGGTACGCGGTGAAAGAGGTCGGGGTCACGTGGCAGGACGACGGCGACACCCGACTCCAACTTGTGTCCGGAAACTGGAAGAACGTGAAGGACCTGTTCCGCATCCGGTTCGGCGCGCGGGGCGTGCCGACCGGCTCTCGAACCGCCAGGAGCTGA
- a CDS encoding Gfo/Idh/MocA family oxidoreductase yields MKAVRKNVVAVCDTDSVHLEAAAREMEKGTKVATASDYRKLLDKKDIDAVLCSTPDHWHALVTVDACKAGKDVYCEKPLTLVVTEGRAMVKAARDNKRIVQTGSQQRSGKEFRHACELVRNGALGKLQEVKVGLPGPNWVSRAKKAVPDGSPPATLDYDRWLGPAPERPFNANRVHYLFRFFWDYSGGQQTNFGAHDLDIAQWALGLDDSGPTTIEGMATFNKDKWFETPESANQVFTYANGVKVHCTLGAGGNPGGVTFVGEKGTISVKRGAIAAMLNGEKVADPYKLPTGEAKLYVSKGHHADWLECIKTRKLPICDVEIGHRSATVCHLGNIAIRTGRKITWDPKSETIVGDKEAAALLTKEYRKPWILLY; encoded by the coding sequence ATGAAAGCTGTTCGCAAGAACGTGGTCGCTGTGTGCGATACGGACTCCGTTCACCTTGAAGCGGCCGCTCGGGAGATGGAAAAGGGGACCAAGGTCGCAACCGCGAGCGATTACCGCAAACTGCTGGACAAGAAGGATATTGACGCGGTGCTTTGTAGTACCCCAGACCACTGGCACGCGCTCGTGACGGTCGATGCTTGTAAGGCTGGTAAGGATGTTTATTGCGAGAAACCCCTCACACTGGTGGTGACGGAGGGCCGCGCGATGGTGAAGGCCGCACGCGACAATAAACGGATTGTGCAAACAGGCAGTCAACAGCGATCCGGGAAGGAGTTTCGGCACGCATGTGAACTGGTCCGCAACGGGGCGCTGGGGAAACTGCAGGAGGTGAAAGTCGGTTTGCCGGGACCGAATTGGGTGAGCCGGGCGAAGAAGGCGGTTCCGGACGGAAGCCCGCCGGCGACGCTCGATTACGATCGCTGGCTCGGCCCGGCACCGGAGCGCCCGTTCAACGCCAACCGCGTTCACTACCTGTTCCGGTTCTTCTGGGACTACTCGGGCGGTCAACAGACCAATTTTGGCGCGCATGATCTCGACATCGCACAGTGGGCTCTCGGGCTGGACGACAGCGGCCCGACAACGATCGAGGGCATGGCAACGTTCAACAAGGATAAGTGGTTCGAGACGCCTGAATCCGCAAACCAGGTCTTTACTTACGCGAACGGGGTGAAAGTTCACTGCACACTGGGCGCCGGTGGCAACCCCGGTGGGGTGACGTTCGTCGGCGAAAAGGGCACCATTTCCGTGAAGCGTGGGGCTATCGCCGCGATGCTTAACGGTGAAAAGGTGGCCGACCCTTACAAACTGCCGACGGGCGAGGCGAAATTGTACGTGTCGAAGGGGCACCACGCAGATTGGCTGGAGTGCATCAAGACCCGAAAGCTGCCGATTTGTGATGTGGAGATCGGGCACCGTAGCGCGACCGTATGTCACCTTGGGAACATCGCGATCCGCACCGGACGTAAAATCACCTGGGATCCGAAGTCGGAAACCATCGTCGGCGACAAGGAAGCGGCTGCGCTGCTGACGAAGGAGTACCGAAAGCCGTGGATATTGTTGTATTGA
- a CDS encoding UDP-glucose dehydrogenase family protein — protein MRVTVYGLWHLGSVTAACLAEGGHEVVGLDPDPATVTGLKADRPPVDEPGLAALVAEQRAAGRLRFTTDAADAVPEAEVVWVCFDTPVDANDNADVQWVRDRLDDIAPHLRAGVRVLISSQVPVGFGAKLAADWAHRGVHVACSPENLRLGQALDCFRKPDRVVIGCEDADRTAFTTLLKPFGGDRVWMSVASAEMTKHAVNAFLATSVAFINELARICEVVGADAKEVERGLKSEQRIGPKAYLSPGAAFAGGTLARDIGFLLELAQQHDRPAHLFNGVRASNECQKNWLRDQLSGVPAGATVAVLGLTYKPGTDTLRRSGSVELCQWLLSRGVKVQAHDPAVKKPAEELAGVELASTAEDALRGADIGVLATPWPAYRALTAAQVRAAMKKPKVIDPTHFLAAGLANDPGVSYVAAGRAA, from the coding sequence ATGCGCGTCACCGTGTACGGCTTGTGGCACCTCGGCAGTGTGACGGCCGCTTGCCTCGCAGAGGGCGGGCACGAGGTCGTCGGCCTCGATCCTGATCCGGCAACCGTTACGGGACTCAAAGCGGACCGGCCGCCGGTGGACGAACCGGGGCTTGCGGCCCTCGTCGCCGAGCAACGAGCCGCCGGCCGGCTCCGTTTCACGACCGATGCCGCCGACGCCGTGCCCGAAGCGGAGGTCGTGTGGGTGTGCTTCGACACCCCGGTGGACGCGAACGACAATGCAGACGTGCAGTGGGTCCGCGACCGACTCGACGACATCGCCCCGCACCTCCGGGCCGGGGTGCGGGTGCTGATCTCGTCGCAGGTTCCTGTGGGGTTCGGAGCGAAGCTCGCTGCGGATTGGGCGCACCGCGGCGTCCATGTCGCGTGCTCGCCGGAGAACCTGCGCCTCGGGCAAGCACTCGACTGCTTCCGGAAGCCCGATCGCGTCGTGATCGGGTGCGAAGACGCGGACCGCACCGCGTTCACCACGCTGCTGAAGCCGTTCGGCGGCGACCGGGTGTGGATGTCGGTGGCGTCAGCCGAGATGACCAAACACGCGGTCAACGCCTTTCTGGCCACCTCGGTCGCGTTCATCAACGAACTGGCCCGCATCTGCGAGGTGGTCGGCGCCGACGCTAAGGAGGTCGAGCGCGGGCTGAAGTCCGAGCAGCGGATCGGGCCGAAAGCGTACCTTTCCCCCGGTGCGGCCTTCGCAGGCGGGACGCTGGCCCGGGACATCGGGTTTCTGCTCGAACTGGCGCAACAGCACGACCGCCCGGCGCACCTGTTTAACGGAGTGCGGGCGAGCAACGAGTGCCAGAAGAACTGGCTCCGCGATCAGCTCTCGGGCGTTCCTGCCGGCGCAACCGTGGCCGTTCTGGGGTTGACCTACAAGCCCGGAACGGACACGCTCCGGCGCTCCGGTTCTGTGGAACTGTGCCAGTGGCTGCTCTCACGGGGAGTTAAGGTGCAGGCGCATGACCCCGCCGTGAAAAAGCCCGCCGAGGAACTCGCGGGCGTTGAACTGGCTTCGACTGCGGAGGACGCGCTTCGCGGCGCCGACATCGGCGTGTTGGCGACGCCGTGGCCGGCGTACCGGGCCCTAACCGCGGCGCAGGTGCGCGCTGCAATGAAAAAGCC
- a CDS encoding RsmE family RNA methyltransferase — MSDRFYIPDLLGAGEFVLTGPEAHHLVAVRRFGDGDEVVVFNGDGNDYPAQILSAGKKSVVLLVREPVFVNRELPFPVVVASALPKGDRADFLVEKLTELGVNRFIPLITTRAVVLPKVSVVEKFGRAVIEASKQCGRNCLMQVDAPQKWDSFVARADLPQPLTILHTGPGLVGASGAGGTLAVGPEGGFTTEEVERALTHGFVARSLGSRVLRTETAAIAAAARLGEGTKINATNG, encoded by the coding sequence GTGTCCGATCGCTTTTACATTCCCGATCTGCTCGGTGCCGGCGAGTTTGTACTTACCGGTCCGGAGGCACACCACCTCGTCGCCGTGCGCCGGTTCGGTGACGGCGACGAGGTGGTGGTTTTCAACGGAGACGGCAACGACTACCCGGCGCAAATTCTTAGCGCCGGGAAAAAGAGCGTTGTGCTTCTGGTGCGGGAGCCGGTCTTTGTCAATCGCGAACTCCCCTTCCCGGTCGTGGTCGCGTCAGCCCTTCCGAAAGGAGACCGCGCCGATTTTCTCGTCGAAAAATTGACCGAACTCGGGGTCAACCGATTCATCCCGCTCATCACGACACGAGCAGTGGTCTTACCCAAAGTGTCGGTGGTGGAAAAGTTCGGGCGTGCGGTGATCGAGGCGAGTAAGCAATGCGGTCGAAACTGTTTGATGCAAGTGGACGCCCCACAGAAATGGGACTCGTTCGTCGCGCGTGCCGACCTACCGCAGCCGCTAACAATTCTGCACACCGGCCCGGGGTTGGTGGGCGCGAGTGGCGCCGGCGGAACCTTGGCCGTCGGCCCCGAGGGCGGGTTCACGACGGAAGAGGTTGAGCGCGCCCTCACACACGGATTTGTAGCCCGGAGCCTGGGTTCTCGTGTGTTGCGGACCGAAACGGCAGCGATTGCCGCTGCCGCGAGATTGGGAGAAGGCACGAAAATCAATGCAACGAACGGCTGA
- a CDS encoding transposase: MFLELTVGEYRATCACCKTFRSQIEGIEPRAEYTNRVREAVIDRLLEDGMSAHRLQQALRRDFLLDLSDGFLSDCLDWKVRQTDMPGYRQWTLDNFSGTLCIDELHLGHRTLLLATDPIGDFPVAFAVVSANDQAHMRGFLNNLRNHGFLPQVVVTDGSNLYPTVLADLWPHARHQLCVFHVLKDINTHVFDALRRLRRALARKGGRKRRRGRPSKAQKQARARRGKTKTEQGHFVWKHRHLIVTRPEHLDGRQRRWLSQMFGYLPALRALRAFALRIYRLFDPEQSPHQARCRRAALVRDAQYQSDPDLSSALELLSAEKFDKMMAFLHSPHARRVRTNNHVERTNRRLRYLEKVRYKWRRRRTIVRFIVLALDRWHQQRLTQKQTAVTPDTQSKGVETRKPAS; the protein is encoded by the coding sequence GTGTTCCTCGAGTTGACCGTTGGAGAATACCGCGCCACCTGTGCCTGTTGCAAGACCTTCCGCTCTCAGATCGAAGGGATCGAACCTCGAGCCGAGTACACCAACCGCGTTCGCGAGGCCGTCATCGACCGACTCCTCGAGGACGGCATGAGCGCCCATCGGCTCCAACAGGCGTTGCGTCGGGACTTCCTCCTGGATCTGTCCGACGGGTTCCTCTCGGACTGCCTGGACTGGAAGGTGCGCCAGACCGACATGCCCGGGTACCGCCAGTGGACGCTTGACAACTTCTCGGGCACCCTGTGCATCGACGAGCTGCACTTGGGCCACCGCACGCTCCTGTTGGCCACCGACCCGATCGGCGATTTCCCGGTGGCCTTCGCCGTGGTCTCGGCCAACGATCAGGCCCATATGCGTGGGTTCCTGAACAACCTGCGGAACCACGGGTTCTTGCCCCAAGTGGTCGTCACCGATGGCTCGAACCTGTACCCCACCGTGTTGGCGGACCTGTGGCCCCACGCCCGTCACCAGCTGTGCGTGTTCCATGTCCTCAAGGACATCAATACCCATGTCTTCGATGCCCTGCGACGGCTCCGACGCGCGCTCGCCCGAAAAGGGGGACGGAAGCGACGTCGGGGCCGGCCGAGCAAGGCCCAGAAACAGGCCCGGGCACGCCGCGGGAAGACCAAGACGGAGCAAGGGCACTTCGTGTGGAAGCATCGGCACCTGATCGTGACCCGACCCGAACATCTGGATGGGCGACAACGCCGCTGGCTCAGCCAGATGTTCGGTTACCTGCCCGCGCTGCGGGCGCTCCGCGCGTTCGCGCTTCGGATCTATCGGCTGTTCGACCCCGAGCAAAGCCCTCATCAAGCGCGGTGCCGTCGGGCGGCTCTGGTCCGAGACGCACAGTACCAATCCGATCCCGACCTGTCCTCGGCGTTGGAACTGCTGAGCGCCGAGAAGTTCGACAAGATGATGGCGTTCCTGCACAGCCCCCACGCTCGACGGGTTCGGACCAATAACCACGTGGAGCGCACCAATCGGCGCCTCCGATACTTGGAAAAGGTGCGGTACAAATGGCGTCGGCGAAGGACCATCGTCCGGTTCATCGTCCTGGCCCTGGATCGCTGGCACCAACAACGCTTGACCCAAAAACAAACCGCGGTCACGCCGGATACACAGTCGAAGGGTGTGGAGACCAGAAAGCCGGCATCATGA
- a CDS encoding serine/threonine protein kinase, producing MGLFDFLFGKSKGGGSTKGLKRINVARRFELSGRTGQGSMSKVYRAYDRELGRTVCLKILDKLKTKKFEERFVGLKKPHEGEICAALKHENVVRTFEAGVTEDGSPCLVMEWVDGLGLNYLIETRSPQLNGNRIYYLGQLCDALQYMHDNKWLHRDLCPRNVMVDKDGVLKLIDFGLTIPYTPEFCRGGNRTGTPDILAPEILKRKDTDHRVDLFALGVTAYEVFTSQLPWERSPSSEETFRRRLNQPPRVAKDLNPKLDDRLSDILLKSISREPADRYPSAKAFKDTLLKLEKQDY from the coding sequence TGGGCCTGTTCGACTTCCTGTTCGGTAAATCGAAGGGCGGCGGCTCCACCAAGGGGCTGAAGCGGATTAACGTCGCTCGGCGGTTCGAGCTGAGCGGACGCACCGGTCAAGGGAGCATGTCGAAGGTGTACCGGGCCTACGACCGGGAGCTCGGCCGCACCGTCTGTCTCAAGATCCTCGACAAACTGAAGACCAAGAAGTTCGAGGAGCGGTTCGTCGGTCTGAAGAAGCCGCACGAAGGCGAGATCTGTGCGGCGCTGAAGCACGAGAACGTGGTGCGCACGTTCGAGGCGGGGGTCACCGAGGACGGTTCACCGTGTCTGGTGATGGAGTGGGTCGACGGCCTCGGACTGAACTACCTGATTGAAACGCGATCCCCGCAGCTGAACGGGAACCGGATCTACTACCTCGGCCAGCTCTGCGACGCGTTGCAGTACATGCACGACAACAAGTGGCTGCACCGCGACCTGTGCCCACGCAACGTGATGGTCGACAAAGACGGGGTGCTCAAGCTGATCGACTTCGGTCTGACCATTCCCTACACCCCCGAGTTTTGTCGGGGGGGGAACCGAACCGGTACCCCGGACATCCTCGCGCCCGAGATCCTGAAGCGGAAAGACACCGATCACCGCGTTGACCTGTTCGCCCTCGGGGTCACGGCCTATGAGGTGTTCACGAGCCAGTTGCCGTGGGAACGGTCGCCTTCGAGTGAGGAGACCTTCCGTCGGCGTCTCAACCAACCGCCGCGCGTTGCAAAGGACCTGAACCCGAAGCTCGATGACCGGCTCTCGGACATCCTACTGAAGTCCATTTCACGTGAGCCCGCCGATCGCTACCCGAGTGCCAAGGCGTTTAAAGACACGCTCTTGAAGCTTGAAAAGCAAGATTACTGA